Proteins found in one Gordonia sp. PDNC005 genomic segment:
- a CDS encoding TadE family type IV pilus minor pilin: protein MLSRLFVDERGMVTVEAAFALAAIAAFLLVGIGAVAGVATQIRCTDAAREVARLTAAGDATAESVGRRVAPGGASIGVVTSGETVTVTVSADVPLVPMLTVSARAVAAVEPAGAADAPAE, encoded by the coding sequence ATGCTGAGTCGCCTGTTCGTCGACGAGCGCGGAATGGTGACTGTCGAGGCCGCCTTCGCGTTGGCGGCGATAGCCGCGTTCCTTCTCGTGGGGATTGGTGCCGTCGCGGGGGTGGCGACGCAGATCCGGTGCACGGATGCCGCGCGTGAAGTCGCCAGACTCACCGCGGCAGGCGACGCGACGGCTGAATCAGTCGGGCGTCGAGTCGCTCCCGGAGGTGCGTCGATCGGGGTGGTGACGTCGGGGGAGACCGTCACCGTCACCGTGTCAGCAGATGTCCCACTGGTGCCGATGCTGACGGTGTCGGCGCGGGCTGTCGCAGCGGTCGAGCCTGCGGGTGCTGCCGATGCGCCGGCGGAATGA
- a CDS encoding type II secretion system F family protein, with protein sequence MILPIALCTCVALWIWPGADWALARVVERPRPVREPRWLGRGRLRPDPFDTAAAYDMFAVCLRSGLPVSSAAEIAADGAPAAVAAPMLRAAELLALGADPESAWAFERGTDDPSFADLASLARRASRAGASLADGVADLADQMRRVEADRALEAAEKAGVKVSGPLGLCFLPAFVCLGIVPVVIGLASGMLGSV encoded by the coding sequence ATGATTCTGCCGATCGCACTGTGCACCTGCGTCGCCCTGTGGATCTGGCCGGGAGCGGACTGGGCCCTGGCGAGAGTCGTCGAGCGACCACGACCGGTCCGCGAACCTCGATGGCTGGGACGAGGACGGTTGCGGCCCGATCCGTTCGACACGGCGGCCGCCTACGACATGTTCGCGGTCTGCCTTCGGAGTGGACTGCCGGTGTCGTCCGCAGCCGAGATCGCGGCCGACGGTGCTCCCGCAGCCGTCGCGGCGCCGATGCTGCGGGCCGCGGAACTCCTAGCGCTGGGAGCGGATCCGGAGTCGGCGTGGGCATTCGAGCGTGGAACGGACGACCCGTCGTTCGCCGACCTCGCCTCGTTGGCGCGGCGTGCATCGCGAGCGGGAGCGTCCTTGGCCGATGGAGTCGCCGACCTTGCCGATCAGATGCGGCGCGTGGAAGCCGACCGGGCGTTGGAGGCGGCGGAGAAGGCCGGCGTGAAGGTCAGCGGCCCACTCGGATTGTGCTTCCTGCCCGCGTTCGTGTGCCTCGGCATCGTGCCGGTGGTGATCGGTCTGGCGTCGGGGATGCTGGGCTCGGTCTGA
- a CDS encoding DUF4244 domain-containing protein has protein sequence MTEAKVLGVRLIADEEGMSTAEYAIGTIAAAAFGAILYTVVTGDNVVTALTGIISKALSTSVG, from the coding sequence ATGACAGAGGCGAAGGTGCTCGGGGTCCGGTTGATCGCCGACGAAGAGGGGATGTCGACTGCCGAATACGCCATCGGCACCATCGCGGCGGCGGCATTCGGGGCGATCCTGTACACGGTGGTGACGGGCGACAACGTGGTCACCGCGCTGACGGGGATCATCTCGAAAGCGCTCAGTACGTCGGTCGGTTGA
- a CDS encoding DEAD/DEAH box helicase has protein sequence MQHATYGSELLGRTLAGTPSDEESPLTHMAVIPTRTAQFDEWPEWVHPQVREAFVERGVRTPWRHQIAAANHAREGRHVCVCTGTASGKSLAYQLPILTTFAEDPNATALYLSPTKALGSDQLRATAQLITGRSAFAHLQPCAYDGDTDSELRQWARQHSRWIFTNPDMLHVGICSSHPKWRQFFSKLKYIVVDECHHYRGVFGSHTALVLQRTLRIARRYGAHPVVIGASATVSNPAQALSRLIGEDVVAVTDDTSPHGERTVAMWEPGFLEGSGGADPTTGENGAPVRRAAGAEAARLLADFVIEGARTLCFVRSRRGVEVTAVKAKQLLAESAPELVDRVAAYRAGYLADDRRKLERALSDGELLGVATTNALELGVDISGLDAVVVAGYPGTVASFWQQAGRAGRRGEGSLVVMIARDDPLDTYLVHHPEALLERPVEATVTDPTNPYVLGPHLLCAATEFPITADEAEAWHAVEVIDELVAGGQLKRRKAGWYPAPGLDPHSDVDIRGGIGGQVLIVDATTSRLLGTVDSSRAKTSVFPGAVYLHQGESFVVDELDLDDGLALAHPEEPDWTTSPREVSDVVIDRIVEQRSFGPLTVAFVEVTVTSQVVGFLRKALPGEILDQVALDLPEESLPTRAVMYTMEPDTMVDAGIAPDKFPGALHAAEHAAIGMLGLVATCDRWDIGGLSTDVHPQTALPTVFVYDGFPGGAGFAERGYHAFADWIAATDVAVSSCTCDFGCPSCVQSPKCGNGNEPLDKEHAIKLLRLVGRLYGS, from the coding sequence ATGCAACACGCGACGTACGGCAGCGAACTGCTCGGTCGCACCCTCGCCGGAACACCGTCCGACGAGGAATCGCCACTCACGCACATGGCCGTGATCCCCACGCGGACAGCACAATTCGACGAGTGGCCGGAGTGGGTGCATCCCCAGGTCCGGGAGGCCTTCGTAGAGCGCGGCGTCCGGACGCCGTGGCGTCATCAGATCGCCGCGGCGAATCATGCGCGCGAGGGTCGCCACGTGTGCGTCTGCACCGGCACTGCGTCGGGCAAGTCACTCGCCTACCAGTTGCCGATCCTCACCACGTTCGCCGAAGATCCCAACGCCACCGCGCTCTACCTCTCCCCCACGAAGGCGCTCGGCAGCGATCAGCTGCGGGCCACGGCCCAGTTGATCACCGGACGGTCGGCCTTCGCGCACCTGCAGCCGTGCGCGTACGACGGCGACACCGACTCCGAACTGCGCCAGTGGGCGCGGCAGCATTCGCGGTGGATCTTCACAAACCCCGACATGCTCCACGTCGGCATCTGCTCCTCGCACCCCAAGTGGCGGCAGTTCTTCAGCAAGCTCAAGTACATCGTCGTCGACGAGTGCCATCACTATCGCGGTGTGTTCGGCTCCCACACCGCGCTCGTGCTGCAACGCACGCTTCGCATCGCCCGGCGCTACGGCGCGCACCCCGTGGTCATCGGAGCGTCGGCGACAGTGTCCAATCCCGCGCAGGCATTGTCGCGGCTCATCGGCGAGGACGTCGTCGCCGTCACGGACGACACCTCGCCGCACGGCGAGCGCACCGTCGCCATGTGGGAGCCCGGATTCCTCGAAGGTTCCGGCGGAGCGGATCCGACGACCGGCGAGAACGGCGCACCAGTCCGGCGCGCCGCGGGCGCTGAGGCGGCACGTCTGCTCGCCGACTTCGTCATCGAAGGCGCCCGCACCCTGTGCTTCGTGCGGTCTCGCCGCGGTGTCGAGGTCACGGCGGTCAAGGCCAAGCAGTTGCTCGCGGAGTCGGCGCCCGAACTCGTCGATCGTGTAGCCGCCTATCGCGCCGGCTACCTCGCCGACGATCGTCGCAAGCTCGAACGCGCCCTCTCCGACGGCGAACTGCTCGGCGTCGCCACCACCAATGCTCTTGAACTCGGTGTCGACATCAGCGGGCTCGACGCAGTCGTCGTCGCCGGATATCCGGGAACCGTCGCATCGTTCTGGCAGCAAGCCGGGCGCGCCGGTCGACGCGGCGAAGGTTCGCTCGTGGTGATGATCGCGCGCGACGACCCGCTCGACACGTACCTCGTCCACCATCCCGAAGCGCTGCTGGAGCGGCCCGTGGAGGCGACGGTCACCGACCCGACCAACCCGTACGTCCTCGGCCCGCACCTGCTGTGCGCCGCCACCGAGTTCCCTATCACCGCCGACGAGGCGGAGGCATGGCACGCAGTCGAGGTGATCGACGAACTCGTCGCCGGCGGTCAGCTCAAACGACGAAAGGCCGGGTGGTATCCGGCGCCCGGCCTGGATCCGCACAGCGACGTCGACATCCGCGGCGGCATCGGCGGCCAGGTGCTGATCGTCGACGCGACGACTTCCCGTCTGCTGGGGACCGTGGACTCCTCACGTGCGAAGACGTCCGTCTTCCCCGGTGCCGTGTATCTGCATCAAGGCGAGAGCTTCGTGGTCGACGAGCTCGACCTCGACGACGGCCTCGCCCTCGCTCACCCCGAGGAGCCGGACTGGACCACGTCTCCGCGCGAGGTGAGTGACGTGGTGATCGACCGGATCGTCGAGCAGCGTTCATTCGGACCGTTGACGGTCGCCTTCGTCGAGGTGACTGTGACGAGCCAGGTTGTCGGCTTCCTGCGGAAGGCCCTGCCGGGCGAGATCCTCGACCAGGTGGCACTCGATCTACCGGAGGAGAGCCTTCCCACGAGAGCCGTCATGTACACCATGGAACCGGACACCATGGTGGACGCCGGAATCGCGCCCGACAAGTTCCCCGGCGCGCTTCACGCCGCCGAACACGCCGCCATCGGCATGCTCGGGCTGGTCGCGACCTGCGACCGCTGGGACATCGGCGGACTGTCGACCGATGTGCATCCGCAGACCGCGCTCCCGACGGTGTTCGTCTACGACGGGTTCCCGGGCGGCGCAGGGTTCGCCGAGCGCGGCTACCACGCGTTCGCGGACTGGATTGCCGCCACCGACGTCGCAGTCTCCTCCTGCACATGCGACTTCGGGTGCCCGTCGTGTGTGCAATCGCCGAAGTGCGGCAACGGCAACGAGCCGCTCGACAAAGAACACGCCATCAAACTCCTCCGCCTTGTCGGGCGGTTGTACGGGAGTTGA
- a CDS encoding AMP-binding protein — protein MRPDLSGVDELTVNLTHRVCIGDLPTRAARQFGDRPAVVDGDVTVSFRELEARSNALARGLLARGLVRGDAVALQLQNRWQFPVALFALAKIGVTAMPLNLAISPSDVAYQLADSGVRGVISEAAFVPVLTGAFADGPAEVTEVIMVGDAPSDIAGVPTVAWDAVVSADASVVETLVDDRDIVHCLYTSGTTSRPKGVLTSHVAVHIGALSSALGLGLRPDVAHPVQPIVLPLFHVTALDALMLPTLLVGGTAVLLRGFDPAALAQTFVDHRVTHVTLLPMMWAALVAQPALTDENTSSLITGLYAMAPMAQQVLAGVRARFPGAAIILGSGQTETTPASELQWNGHQGVKDESWGPATVSTDVAIMGADGGLLAAGETGEIVYRSPQLMEGYWNNTDANTEAFAHGWFHGGDIGHLDDEAVVWFTDRSKDIIKSGGENVSSVEVERVLLGHPAVAEAAVVGRPHERWGEAVTAVIVTVPDAVVDAGELIEWAKERLAGFKTPKAIEIVDALPKTATGKVQKHVVRTAAH, from the coding sequence ATGCGTCCCGACCTGTCGGGCGTCGACGAGCTGACGGTCAATCTGACTCACCGCGTATGCATCGGTGACCTCCCCACACGCGCCGCGCGCCAGTTCGGTGATCGCCCAGCGGTCGTCGACGGGGACGTGACGGTGAGCTTCCGAGAGCTGGAGGCCCGGTCGAACGCGCTGGCGCGTGGACTCCTCGCGCGCGGACTGGTGCGGGGCGATGCTGTGGCACTTCAGCTGCAGAACCGCTGGCAGTTCCCCGTGGCGCTGTTCGCGCTCGCCAAGATCGGTGTCACCGCGATGCCGTTGAACTTGGCCATCTCGCCATCCGACGTGGCGTATCAACTCGCCGACAGCGGCGTCCGGGGCGTCATCAGCGAGGCGGCGTTCGTACCGGTCCTGACCGGTGCCTTCGCCGACGGTCCGGCCGAGGTGACCGAGGTGATCATGGTCGGCGACGCGCCGTCGGACATCGCGGGTGTCCCGACCGTCGCGTGGGACGCAGTGGTCTCCGCCGACGCCTCCGTCGTCGAGACCCTTGTGGACGACCGCGACATCGTCCACTGCCTGTACACGTCGGGCACCACATCTCGCCCGAAAGGCGTGCTGACCAGCCACGTCGCGGTGCACATCGGGGCGTTGTCGTCGGCGCTCGGTCTGGGGCTGCGGCCCGATGTGGCGCATCCTGTTCAGCCGATCGTGCTGCCGTTGTTCCACGTGACAGCGCTCGACGCGCTGATGCTCCCGACGCTGCTCGTCGGCGGCACCGCGGTACTGCTGCGCGGATTCGATCCGGCCGCGCTTGCGCAGACCTTCGTCGACCATCGGGTGACCCATGTGACTCTCCTTCCGATGATGTGGGCGGCGCTTGTCGCGCAGCCCGCGCTGACGGACGAGAACACGTCGTCGCTGATCACCGGCCTGTACGCGATGGCGCCGATGGCGCAGCAGGTGCTGGCCGGTGTACGTGCTCGGTTCCCGGGCGCCGCGATCATCCTCGGCTCGGGCCAGACAGAGACCACCCCGGCGTCGGAGCTCCAGTGGAACGGACATCAGGGCGTCAAAGACGAGTCCTGGGGCCCGGCGACAGTGTCGACCGACGTCGCGATCATGGGCGCGGACGGCGGACTGCTGGCTGCCGGCGAGACCGGCGAGATCGTGTACCGCAGCCCTCAGTTGATGGAGGGGTACTGGAACAACACCGACGCGAACACCGAAGCGTTCGCGCATGGTTGGTTCCACGGCGGCGACATCGGGCACCTCGACGACGAGGCCGTCGTCTGGTTCACCGACCGCTCGAAGGACATCATCAAATCCGGTGGTGAGAACGTCAGTTCCGTCGAGGTGGAGCGAGTGCTGCTGGGGCATCCCGCGGTTGCCGAGGCGGCCGTCGTCGGACGTCCGCACGAGCGATGGGGCGAAGCCGTGACGGCGGTGATCGTCACCGTCCCCGACGCCGTCGTCGACGCGGGCGAGCTCATCGAATGGGCCAAGGAACGTCTTGCGGGATTCAAGACGCCCAAGGCCATCGAGATCGTCGACGCCCTGCCGAAGACCGCGACCGGCAAGGTCCAGAAGCACGTCGTGCGCACAGCTGCTCATTGA
- a CDS encoding type II secretion system F family protein, which translates to MAGSPLLVGAVAGAAPAVASVLVAATVIGVRRRSVRSAAQELRDAQVRRALSVMIAEMSVGAPIVHACRSASDELSRDGPSDVASELARMAARAELGGDPVDGAAGLERLAAAWAASAGRGLPMIDLMQSLRADLAARAEHASRTRAGLAGPRATAAVLAMLPLLGVALGQAMGAEPLAVLLRPGVGGILLVIGTALAVAGVWWTAAITEKVMR; encoded by the coding sequence GTGGCGGGCTCTCCTCTCCTCGTCGGTGCGGTTGCCGGTGCGGCGCCTGCGGTCGCCTCCGTGTTGGTCGCCGCCACCGTGATCGGCGTGCGTCGTCGGTCGGTCCGCTCAGCCGCACAGGAGCTCCGCGATGCGCAGGTGCGGCGTGCGCTGTCGGTGATGATCGCCGAGATGTCCGTCGGGGCGCCGATCGTGCACGCTTGTCGATCGGCGTCGGACGAGCTCTCGAGAGACGGGCCGTCCGACGTCGCGAGCGAGCTGGCGAGGATGGCCGCCCGAGCCGAACTCGGCGGTGACCCGGTCGACGGTGCCGCAGGATTGGAACGTCTCGCGGCAGCGTGGGCGGCGTCTGCCGGCAGGGGTCTGCCGATGATCGACCTGATGCAGTCGCTGCGCGCCGATCTCGCAGCTCGCGCCGAACACGCGTCACGCACGCGTGCGGGGCTGGCCGGGCCGCGGGCGACAGCGGCCGTGTTGGCGATGCTTCCGCTGCTCGGTGTCGCGCTGGGGCAGGCGATGGGCGCTGAGCCGTTGGCAGTTCTCCTGCGGCCGGGTGTCGGTGGAATCCTGCTGGTCATCGGTACTGCGCTGGCCGTTGCAGGCGTCTGGTGGACGGCCGCGATCACCGAGAAGGTGATGCGATGA
- a CDS encoding cold-shock protein, which yields MAQGTVKWFNAEKGFGFIAPDEGNDDVFVHYSEIQGNGFKTLEENQRVEFEVGQGTKGPQATGVRAV from the coding sequence ATGGCACAGGGCACTGTGAAGTGGTTCAACGCGGAGAAGGGCTTCGGCTTCATCGCGCCTGATGAGGGCAATGACGACGTGTTCGTTCATTACTCGGAGATCCAGGGCAACGGCTTCAAAACCCTCGAAGAGAACCAGCGCGTGGAGTTCGAGGTCGGCCAGGGCACCAAGGGCCCGCAGGCCACCGGCGTTCGCGCAGTCTGA
- a CDS encoding class I SAM-dependent methyltransferase yields the protein MADSFDTLIEIGNEPDLSGWDFSWLAGRATEERPEWRYAVQLADRLSRASASLDIQTGGGEVLAEASTFPPTAVATESWPPNIEKATRLLHPRGVAVVADADEPPLPFASEAFDLVTSRHPATVWWDEIARVLQPGGTYFAQHVGPASAFDLIEFFLGPQPQARRGRHPDDEADAARSAGLEVVDLRTASLRIAINDVAAVVYLLRKVVWWVPGFTVEKYRDRLHDIHELIARDGPFIAHSTRHLIEARRPLNH from the coding sequence GTGGCTGACTCATTCGACACCCTGATCGAAATCGGGAACGAACCTGACCTCTCGGGTTGGGACTTCTCCTGGCTCGCGGGCCGCGCCACCGAGGAACGCCCCGAATGGCGGTACGCCGTCCAACTCGCCGATCGGCTCAGCAGGGCATCGGCCTCGTTGGACATCCAGACCGGCGGCGGTGAGGTTCTCGCCGAAGCCTCGACCTTCCCTCCCACGGCGGTGGCGACCGAGTCGTGGCCGCCGAACATCGAAAAAGCCACCCGACTGCTGCATCCTCGCGGGGTGGCCGTCGTCGCCGACGCGGACGAGCCACCACTGCCTTTTGCAAGCGAAGCATTCGACCTCGTCACCAGCCGACACCCCGCCACCGTGTGGTGGGACGAGATCGCCCGGGTACTTCAACCAGGCGGCACGTACTTCGCCCAGCATGTGGGGCCGGCGAGCGCGTTCGACCTCATCGAGTTCTTTCTCGGCCCCCAACCTCAAGCGCGACGCGGACGTCACCCCGACGACGAAGCGGACGCGGCGAGATCAGCCGGACTGGAGGTTGTCGATCTGCGCACCGCCAGCCTGCGCATCGCGATCAACGACGTCGCGGCCGTGGTGTATCTGCTGCGCAAGGTGGTCTGGTGGGTACCGGGGTTCACCGTCGAGAAGTACCGCGACCGTCTACACGACATTCACGAGCTGATCGCGCGTGACGGTCCGTTCATCGCACATTCGACCCGCCATCTCATCGAGGCACGGCGACCGCTCAACCACTAG
- a CDS encoding TadA family conjugal transfer-associated ATPase has protein sequence MTAARAALLDRVRERLAGQTSDLDPSVIADAIRAESGGLLGDTDLLDVLRYLQTEMVGAGRLEGLLAEPAVTDVLVVGPSAVWADRGDGLELTGVRFDDEASVRRLAGRLALGAGRRLDDAQPWVDGQLSGVGRRGIAVRLHAVIPPLAIDGTCISLRVLRSATQTFDALAAAAAIAPQIVDLLRRIVVGRLAFLIVGGTGTGKTTLLNALLGECGPDERIITVEDASELEPQHPHVVRLVARTANVEGVGDVPVRTLVRQALRMRPDRIVVGEVRGAEVIDLLVALNTGHDGCGGTLHANSTSEVPARMEALAALGGMGRVALHSQLAAAIQVVLGLGRDASGRRGIAEIGVLDRGDDGFASIVTVWSRDSGFTDARGRLDAMLDRRRVR, from the coding sequence ATGACGGCCGCACGTGCCGCTCTGCTTGATCGGGTGAGGGAACGGCTCGCCGGGCAGACGTCGGACCTCGATCCGTCGGTGATCGCCGACGCCATCCGCGCCGAGTCGGGTGGCCTGCTCGGCGACACCGATCTGCTCGACGTGCTGCGGTACCTGCAGACCGAGATGGTCGGCGCCGGTCGCCTCGAGGGACTGCTCGCCGAGCCTGCCGTGACCGACGTCCTGGTCGTCGGACCGTCTGCAGTGTGGGCGGATCGTGGTGACGGGCTTGAGCTCACCGGCGTTCGCTTCGACGACGAGGCCTCGGTCCGTCGCCTCGCAGGCCGACTCGCGCTCGGTGCGGGCCGTCGGCTCGACGACGCACAGCCGTGGGTGGACGGTCAGTTGTCCGGTGTCGGTCGGCGAGGGATCGCTGTTCGCCTGCACGCGGTGATCCCACCCCTCGCGATCGATGGGACGTGCATCTCGCTGCGGGTTCTGCGCAGCGCGACTCAGACATTTGACGCACTTGCCGCGGCCGCTGCGATCGCCCCGCAGATCGTTGACCTGCTCAGGCGGATCGTGGTCGGACGCCTCGCATTTCTGATCGTCGGTGGCACGGGGACCGGCAAGACGACACTGCTCAACGCGCTGCTCGGCGAGTGCGGTCCAGACGAACGGATCATCACTGTGGAAGACGCATCGGAGCTCGAACCGCAGCATCCACACGTCGTTCGGCTGGTGGCGCGAACGGCGAATGTGGAAGGGGTGGGCGATGTTCCGGTGCGAACACTCGTCCGTCAAGCGCTCCGGATGCGGCCCGATCGGATCGTCGTCGGTGAGGTCCGCGGGGCCGAGGTGATCGACTTGCTCGTCGCGTTGAACACGGGCCACGACGGCTGCGGAGGCACGCTGCACGCGAACTCGACGTCGGAGGTGCCCGCTCGGATGGAAGCTCTCGCGGCTCTCGGCGGAATGGGTCGGGTCGCGCTGCACAGCCAATTGGCCGCGGCGATCCAGGTGGTGCTGGGACTGGGTCGTGACGCGAGCGGGCGACGTGGGATCGCGGAGATCGGCGTGCTCGATCGGGGAGACGACGGCTTCGCATCGATCGTCACCGTGTGGTCGCGGGACTCCGGTTTCACCGATGCCCGCGGCAGGTTGGACGCGATGCTCGATCGGCGGCGTGTCCGATGA
- the ssd gene encoding septum site-determining protein Ssd → MSDVLLVLTDPDLHPDVARCAAATGYAVVIGEPSSCRHDWLRATAVAADADALEVLTTLRPPRRPGLVVVGAGDDQRGWQSGMALGAQGGFVLPAEESALVSALSEFRRPVRRPAGAVAVIGGHGGAGASTLAAAVALTAGATDDVLLIDADQAGAGVDLLLGVEEKSGLRWADVTGETGVISGPALRAALPRVGRVSVIGPARDDVSPLRPDTVLAVVDAGRTAGDVVVADVGRAPGPAASGLIDTADFVVVVTTASVHAVAATRRTAARMVGDRDAVLVVRGPSPGGLRARDVADAVGIPLLGGYRPERSLAARCEASGLRLRRRGPLTTAARDVCARLTVGARR, encoded by the coding sequence ATGAGTGATGTGCTGCTGGTTCTGACCGATCCCGATCTGCACCCGGACGTCGCCCGGTGCGCAGCCGCGACCGGGTACGCGGTGGTGATCGGCGAACCGTCATCGTGCCGACACGACTGGCTCAGGGCGACGGCCGTCGCCGCGGACGCCGATGCGCTGGAGGTGCTGACCACGCTGCGTCCACCTCGCCGACCCGGGCTGGTCGTGGTCGGCGCCGGAGACGATCAGCGTGGCTGGCAGTCGGGGATGGCATTGGGTGCGCAGGGTGGATTTGTGCTGCCGGCCGAGGAGTCGGCCCTGGTGAGCGCGCTGTCGGAGTTTCGCCGCCCAGTTCGTAGACCGGCCGGTGCCGTCGCGGTGATCGGAGGGCACGGCGGAGCCGGAGCGTCCACGTTGGCCGCCGCGGTCGCCTTGACGGCAGGCGCGACAGACGATGTGCTGCTCATCGATGCCGATCAGGCGGGTGCAGGTGTCGATCTCCTTCTCGGCGTGGAGGAGAAGTCGGGGCTCCGGTGGGCGGACGTGACCGGTGAGACCGGCGTGATCAGCGGTCCGGCGCTGCGGGCAGCCCTTCCGCGAGTGGGCCGAGTGAGCGTGATCGGGCCCGCCCGCGACGACGTGTCGCCCCTGCGGCCGGACACCGTTCTCGCCGTCGTCGACGCGGGCCGAACCGCAGGTGACGTGGTTGTCGCCGACGTCGGACGTGCACCGGGCCCAGCGGCGTCGGGGCTGATCGACACGGCCGACTTCGTCGTCGTCGTGACGACGGCGTCGGTGCACGCGGTGGCGGCGACACGTCGGACGGCTGCCCGGATGGTCGGCGATCGTGACGCGGTGCTTGTGGTCCGAGGGCCGTCGCCGGGAGGGCTGCGTGCACGTGACGTCGCCGATGCGGTGGGGATTCCGCTTCTCGGCGGCTACCGGCCGGAACGGTCGCTCGCAGCGCGGTGTGAAGCGTCGGGGCTGCGGTTGCGTCGGCGAGGACCGCTGACGACAGCGGCTCGCGACGTGTGCGCCCGCCTGACGGTCGGTGCCCGGCGATGA
- a CDS encoding Rv3654c family TadE-like protein — protein MRRRNDEGFSTITGAAVIAALASVLVGVLYVGAAVVARHRAQSAADLGALAAASAHVLGDDGCVAATELLASADGRPRITSCTVDGQDVVVRVVVEVRLGGLGIRDAVAAARAGPVEE, from the coding sequence ATGCGCCGGCGGAATGACGAGGGGTTCTCCACCATCACCGGTGCTGCGGTGATCGCGGCTCTCGCGAGCGTGCTTGTCGGGGTGCTCTACGTGGGAGCTGCGGTGGTCGCCCGTCACCGGGCGCAGAGCGCGGCCGATCTCGGAGCACTCGCTGCCGCGTCTGCGCACGTTCTCGGCGACGACGGGTGCGTCGCCGCGACAGAGTTGCTCGCCTCGGCGGACGGCCGCCCGCGGATCACCTCGTGCACGGTGGACGGTCAGGATGTCGTCGTTCGAGTTGTGGTCGAGGTTCGGCTCGGCGGCCTCGGGATTCGAGACGCGGTCGCTGCGGCCCGAGCGGGGCCGGTGGAGGAGTGA